A stretch of DNA from Anopheles nili chromosome 2, idAnoNiliSN_F5_01, whole genome shotgun sequence:
GCTGCACGTGAGGAGGATGTGGGCACTGTGCAGCGAATGCTTGTTACGGCCAGCAGCGAAGATGGTGGCGAAGAAACAGTGATTTGTGCCGATGGAACAATCACTTTCTCGAAATCAGTAACACCTGAGCCAATGCAAACTTCTGGAACAACTACTCCAGAGATAAAAGtgcaagaagaaaatgaagacgACGAGGAAGAAGGTGCAGAAGATCATGTGCATGCTTCATCAAAGGATGCAACTGTTGGCAAACGCACATCATACGAAAAAGGCAGTCCCATTTCGTCGGGTAAATCATCACCAGACTTAAAAACATCTCCTACGTCGATAGAAGAAAAGGATAAGCACGAATTGCCGGAGAAAATCGTGCAGATTGACGCCAGCAAATCTAAGTCTCATCAAGAACTTCCCACAACAGTGAGCGACACATGCAAAGATTCGGTACCAGATCACCAAACATACGATCTTATCGATGATACCAGGCGCGAATCTGCTATCAGTACATTCAGCGAGCGAGATTACACAAAGGATGAAAGTTCATTCGTCGATGAGCGAGATTCGTCTCGAGCACATTCGATCTCTAGCCACATAAGTGATCTGAAGGATGATTCAGCCGATCTGAAATCAGTGACCGATTTTTTGAAGGAATCAGAAAAAGAGCGTGATCAGGTGTTCGCTGATGCggatattaaattaaaagaaCTGTCTAGTCCTGAATCAGTTGCTAGCCAGAATATGATCACCGAAAAAGTGTCAAAGATCCTGGAAGCCAATGAAACGCATACACAAGAATCATCAAAACCGATTGATACAATAGAGCTGGAGTCGAAAATGCTGATTTCCTTAGAATCAACCGCAACCAAAAAGGAATATGCAATGGaatcaaatgaacaaaaaagttCAAAAGATAAAGCAGACTCAATGGATTTTTCACGTCCAGATTCACCTGCTAGCGCAGAAGATATTTCCCATGATGACGTGATATCCGCAAAAGATGGACAGTATGCAAGAGATGCAGAAACAACAAACGTTAGAGTACATTTAAAAGAATCAGCATCATTAGACTTAGCCGAAGAACTTCCGGATACAAAACAATTCTCACGCCCTGAATCACCAGCTAGTGCTGAAGAATTGTCACAAATAAGCGATCATATGTCAAAAGAATCGCGACCAGCTTCTGCTGCTAGTTTAGTTACAGATAAGGCTCCTTCTAAAAAATCTGTTGATTTGAAAACAGAAATTAAAACCGATTCACGACCATCTTCTGCAGCAAGTGGaacaggtttttcttttgaaaaatCTGTTGATCTAAAAGCAGAAGCTAAATCAGATTCTCGACCAGCTTCTGCTGCTAGTGCACCAGACGACAAAGCTCCTTCTGAAAAGTCTGTAGATCTAAAGGAAGAAACCAAAGAAGACTCTCGACCAGCTTCTGCAGCGAGTGGAACAGATACTAAAGCTGCTCCCCAAAACTCTGTTGATCTCAAAGCAGGAGCCAAAGAAGACTCTCGACCTGCTTCAGCTGCTAGTGGTGCAGATGACAAAGCTCTTTCAGAAAAGTCTATTGATCTAAAAGCAGAAATCAAAGAAGACTCTCGACCAGCATCTGCTGCGAGTGTACCAGACGACAAAGCTGCTTCTGTAAAGTCTGTAGATCTAAAAGCAGAAACCAAAGAAGACTCTCGTCCAGCTTCTGCAGCGAGTGGAACAGATGCTAAAGCTGCTTCCGAAAACTCTGCTGATCTCAAAGCAGAAGCCAAAGAAGACTCTCGACCAGCTTCAGCTGCTAGTGGCGCTGATATCAAAGCTTCTTCTGACAAGTCTGTAGACGTGAAAGCAGATTCTCGACCAGCATCAGCTGCTAGTGCACCAGACGACAAAGCTGCTTCTGTAAAGTCTGTAGATCTAAAGGCAGAAACCAAAGAAGACTCTCGACCAGCTTCTGCAGCGAGTGGAACAGATGCTAAAGCTTCTCCGGAAAACACTGTTGATCTCAAAGCAGAAGCCAAAGCAGACTCTAGACCAGCTTCAGCTGCTAGTGGACCAGACGACAAAGCTCCTTCTGAAAAGTCTATTGATCTAAAAGCAGAAATCAAAGAAGACTCTCGACCAGCTTCAGCTGCTAGTGGCGCAGATATCAAAGCTTCTTCTGACAAGTCTGTAGACGTGAAAGCAGATTCTCGACCAGCTTCATCTGCTAGTGCACCAGACGACAAAGCTGCTTCTGTAAAGTCTGTAGATCTAAAAGCAGAAACCAAAGAAGACTCTCGTCCAGCTTCTGCAGCGAGTGGAACAGATGCTAAAGCTTCTCCGGAAAACTCTGCTGATCTCAAAGCAGAAGCCAAAGAAGACTCTCGACCAGCTTCAGCAGCTAGTGGACCAGACGACAAAGCTATTTCTGAAAAGTCTGTTGATCTAAAAGCAGAAACCAAAGAAGACTCTCGACCAGCTTCAGCTGCTAGCGGCGCAGATATCAAAGCTTCTTCTGACAAGTCTGTAGACGTGAAAGCAGATTCTCGACCAGCTTCATCTGCTAGTGCACCAGACGACAAAGCTGCTTCGGAAAAATCGGTTGAGCTAAGAGCAGAAATCCACTCTGATTCACGACCAGCTTCTGCTGTAAGTGTTGCAGATGAAAAATCTTCTTCTGTAAAGTCTGTAGACCTAAAGACAGCACTTAAAGAAGACTCTCGACCAGCTTCAGCAGCTAGTGGACTAGACGACAAAGCTATTTCTGAAAAGTCTGTTGATCTCAAAGCAGAAGCCAAAGCAGACTCTAGACCAGCTTCAGCTGCTAGTGGACCAGACGACAAAGCTCCTTCTGAAAAGTCTATTGATCTAAAGGCAGAAATCAAAGAAGACTCTCGACCAGCTTCTGCTGCTAGTGGCGCAGATATCAAACCTTCTTCTGACAAGTCTGTAGACGTGAAAGCAGATTCTCGACCAGCTTCAGCAGCTAGTGGACCAGACGACAAAGCTATTTCTGAAAAGTCTGTTGATATAAAAGCAGAAGCCAAAGAAGACTCTCGACCAGCTTCTGCTGCTAGTGGCGCAGATATCAAACCTTCTTCTGACAAGTCTGTAGACGTGAAAGCAGATTCTCGACCAGCATCAGCTACTAGTGCACCAGACGACAAAGCTGCTTCGGAAAAATCGGTTGAGCTAAGAGCAGAAATCCACTCTGATTCACGACCAGCTTCTGCTGTAAGTGTTGCAGATGAAAAATCTTCTTCTGTAAAGTCTGTAGACCTAAAGACAGCACTTAAAGAAGACTCTCGACCAGCTTCAGCAGCTAGTGGACTAGACGACAAAGCTATTTCTGAAAAGTCTGTTGATCTAAAAGCAGAAATCAAAGAAGACTCTCGACCAGCTTCAGCTGCTAGTGGTGCAGATGACAAAGCTCTTTCTGAAAAGTCTGTTGATCTAAAGGCAGAAATCAAAGAAGATTCTCGACCAGCTTCTGCTGCTAGTGGCGCAGATATCAAAGCTTCTTCTGACAAGTCTGTAGACGTGAAAGCAGATTCTCGACCAGCTTCATCTGCTAGTGCACCAGACGACAAAGCTGCTTCTGTAAAGTCTGTAGATCTAAAGGCAGAAACCAAAGAAGACTCTCGACCAGCTTCTGCAGCGAGTGGAACAGATGCTAAAGCTTCTCCGGAAAACACTGTTGATCTCAAAGCAGAAGCCAAAGAAGACTCTCGACCAGCTTCAGCTGCTAGTGGACCAGACGACAAAGCTATTTCTGAAAAGTCTGTTGATCTAAAAGCAGAAACCAAAGAAGACTCTCGACCAGCTTCAGCTGCTAGCGGCGCAGATATCAAAGCTTCTTCTGACAAGTCTGTAGACGTGAAAGCAGATTCTCGACCAGCTTCATCTGCTAGTGCACCAGACGACAAAGCTGCTTCTGTAAAGTCTGTAGATCTAAAGGCAGAAACCAAAGAAGACTCTCGACCAGCTTCTGCAGCGAGTGGAACAGATGCTAAAGCTTCTCCGGAAAACACTGTTGATCTCAAAGCAGGAGCCAAAGAAGACTCTCGACCAGCTTCAGCTGCTAGTGGACCAGACGACAAAGCTATTTCTGAAAAGTCTGTTGATCTAAAAGCAGAAATCAAAGAAGACTCTCGGCCATCATCAGCTGCTAGTCCACTAAATGACAAAACTGTTTCTAAAAAGTCTGTTGATATAAAAtcagaaacaaaagaagactCTCGTCCAGCTTCGGCTGCGAGTGCACCAGACGACAAAGCTCCTTCTGAGCAATCTGTTGTTTTAACAGCAGAAGCCAAATCAGATTCTCGACCAATTTCTGCGGCTAGTGCACCAGACGACAAAGCTCCTTCTGAAAAATCTGTTGATCTAAAAGCAGAAATCAAAGAAGACTCTCGACCAGCTTCAGCTGCTAGTGCACCAGACGACAATGCTGCTTCTGACAGGACTGTTGATATAAAAtcagaaacaaaagaagactCTCGACCAGCTTCTGCTGCAAGTGCACCAGACGACAAAGCTCCTTCGGAACAATCTGTTGATTTGAAAACAGACAACAAAGCAAACTCACGACCAGCTTCAGCTGCTAGTGTTGCAGATGATAAAGCTATTTCTGAAAAATCTTTAGATCTAAAAACAGAACCCAAAACAGATTCTCGACCAGCTTCTGCTGCTAGTGGTACAGATATCAAAGCTTCTTTAGAAAAGCCTGTAGATCTGAAAGCAGATTCTCGACCAGCATCAGCTGCTAGTGCACCAGACGACAAAGCTGCTTCCGAAAACTCTGCTGATCTCAAAGCAGAAACCAAAGAAGACTCTCGACCAGCTTCAGCTGCTAGTGCCCCAGACGACAAAGCTCCCTCTGAACAATCTGTTGATTTAAAAGCAGAACCCAAAATAGACTCTCGACCAGCTTCAGCTGCTAGTGGCGCAGATATCAAAGCTTCTTCAGATAAGTCTGTAGATCTAAAACCAGAAACCAAAGAAGACACTCGATCACCTTCTGCTGCTAGTGGTGCAGATGACAAAGCTGCTTCTGAAAAGTCTGTAGACCTAAAAGCAGAAGCTAAAGAAGACTCTCGACCAGCTTCTGTAGCAAGTGAAACTGATGCTAAAGCTGATTCCAAAAAATCTGTTGATTTAAAAGCAGAACCCAAAACAGACTCACGACCTGCTTCAGCTGCTAGTGGTGCAGATGACAAAGCTTCTTCTGAAAAGAATGTAGATCTAAAAGCAGAAACCAAAGCAGACTCTCGACCAGCTTCTGCAGCAAGTGGAACTGATACTAAAGCAGATTCCCAAAAATCTGTAGATCTAAAAGCAGAAACCAAAGAAGACTCTCGACCTGCTTCAGCTGCTAGTGGTGCAGATGACAAAGCTCCTTCTGTAAAGTCTGTAGATTTAAAAGCAGAAACCAAAGAAGACTCTCGACCAGCTTCTGCAGCAAGTGGGACAGATGCAAAAGCTGATTCGCAAAAATCTGTTGATCTTAAAGCAGAAACCAAAGAAATCTCTCGACCTACttcagctggtggtggtgtagaTGACAAAGCTCCTTTTGAAAATTCGGTTGATCAAAAAGCAGAAAACACAGCAGACGCACGACCAGTTTCCGCTGCTAGTGGAGTAGACTACAAAGCATTTTGTGAAAAGTCGGTTGATCTTAAAGAAGAAACTCAAACGGACTCACGGCCAGCATCTGCCGCTAGTGCATTAAGCGAGAAAGCTACGTCTGAGCAGTCTGCTGATGTGAAAGCAGAACCAACATCAGCCTCACGGCCAGCATCTTCCGCTAGTGGAATAGTTGACCAAGCACCTTACGAAAAGTTCGTTGATATGCAGCCTGATATCAAAACAACCTCACGGCCAGCGTCATCAGCTAGTTGCATTAGTGAACATGCTTATTCTGAGAAGTCTGTTGATATGGAGGTGAAAATCAAAGCAGAGTCAGAGAAGATAGAAACTAAAGTTGAATCTTGCGCGGCTCAATTCGAAACAATTCAAAAATCATCGTCTACGGTAGCAAACATGTGCCCTTTAAGCGATGGTGAGGATGACGACTTAGAGAAAAAGATTTGCATGAAGGAAACTCGTTCGAAGTCGATGTCAGCAGCGGTGACATCCGTTGGCCATCGTTCCGGTTTCGAAGGAAGTTCTCTTGGAGTACTAGAAGAATCCATCATTACTTCTCGTGATGATCTCGATATGCTGCGTACTTCAAGAGACAACACCGTTGAATCAACAAAGTCCCAACTGCAAACGGAGAAAGCGCCAATGAAACCATTGAAACCATTGTTTAGTGAGTTTCCTGCTACAAAAGATGAAGACCAGAAGTACGAGCCTAATAGCGTATTTCCAAAGTGTGGCCTAGATAGTGCAGAAAGTCCCGAGCATGGTGCCGCGATAATTGCAGGAACCGATCAGTTGCTGAAAGACACTGTTATTTCGATGAAGGAAGTTGAAAAGATGACCAGCTCAGTCATTTCGTCGACAGTTGTAAAAAAAGAGGAGTCCTCCACTGAGAGCAAGACGTCGTCGACAGTTTTCCCAGTGTCGGCCAATGTTGAAAGCGGTAAGTCGTCTCCTTATCTTGGAGAAAAATCTCATGAATCCAGTGCGAAATCCGTAAGCCCTCAACCAGACAAAGATTCGCTCGAAGAAAGCTCTGTATCGATGAATACCTTCATAGAAAAGGACAGTTTGTCGGAAAGTACATCCAAACACCATCAGCAAATTGTCACTAGCGTCAGCGTAACCAAAGAGTCTTCCAGCGAAATGTTCGCGATTGCTCAGAAGACCGGGGATGAATTACTCTTGGCTGGTACTAAAACTCCTCCTACTGCACCAATAAGCCCAAATGTGAGCGCGAAAGAAGGTAGTGGCATGGGCCAGACGCACTTCGAAGCATCAATTTTAGATGGTGCGACTTCTGCTTCATCGATGGCGACGACCATGGCATCCTCCGTAACGGCATCGACTGGTCCGATTGCGCAGAAGGACGATGTATCTGGTATTTCAACACCTAAAGAGTCTGTACCATCTGGCAAGTCGAGCCCGGGGCTAATGTCCGTGCACACACAGGGTAGCACGGACAGTGCTTCCAAATCGATGAATTTGGGCCACAGCAGTTCAGGTATTGAGACATCAGATTCATCGCCAAAGCCGACATCGCCCTTCCCGAAGGTGGTCGTCGATACGCTGAAACTTGCGGACGAAACAAAGACCACCTCCGGTATGAGCACACCGGACATGACTCGATCATCAACGCCCGACATGGTCGACTCGCAGATCGAGCGTATCATCTCCACGGAAGGCGAAAGAAGTGACTCGCAAACCACTGTTACGACAACTACTACCACAACGAAGACTTCGACCTACATTGTTAAGGATGGTCAGAAAATTGAAGTAGATAGCAATGTGCAAAGTGACAGAGTTATCAACACAGAAACGCAAGATCAGAAAGCATCCGAGGGTTCCTCCGGAGCTACATCAATCACCACCGTCACCACTACGTATGTTGTTAAGGATGGAGAAAAGGTCGAAATAGAGAGCAATGTCAATACTGGTATTCTGGAGCAAACATACGATGGAGTCACTTCCGCAAAATCATCGGCTCCTGTCCAGCTTACTCTGGCGGGAACGGAGGAACGAAGTTTGGCCGAAGATTATGACGAAAAAGATGTTTTATCGCCGCGATCCGACATTTCCTCTGGACAGGCATCTCGCATTGTTGCTGGGTGGCATGATGAGGATGTACCTGGATCGCCAATGAGTATGACCTCACAGGCACCGTTGTCACCAAGTACGAAGTACACCTACGACTATGACCTGCAACACTCAAGCTCGGGAGTGAGCAAGAAGTCGGATATCGAAATCGATCAGGATAGCCAAGACGATATTGTTCCACCCCAGTATGGAAGCGATGAAGCTAAATCTGCTATGCCTATCATGTCCAGCTATAAACCGGACCCAATGAGCACTTCCTTTTACGGCCAGCTGCCCGAAGTGCCCTCCACGATGCCCTTGGGACCAACCGCCACTCGCTCTATACCGATTCCGATCACAGGATCCGGCAAAAGCTTCTCTAAGCCGTACGTTGAATATGCGTCCAGCGGCGAAAGTAGTGTCGACTCCGGTCACAAGGCATCCGTTACCATGAGCAGCGATCGTAAATACCTGGACGAGGCCGATTTAGATTTCGAAAAAGCCTTTAGCGGAACCCGTAAGACGGACGACTTAATGACCACATCGATGCACTTTTCGAGTGAAAAGGAATTTATGACAGCGACCACCACAATCGCCAGCTTGGCGCAGACGCAGAAGATGGAAATGGACTTCACATCTACAGGGCTTCCCTCCTCGGTGACGACCACAGTAACTGGAGCACAACCAAGTGTAACGGCTGCCCTGTCCCAGCCTGAACAATCACCCCAACAACAACCCCAAGCGCAATCACAATCACCTTTACCACAATCAACGCAGCTGGCCGGACAGGCAGCGAGCTCATCGTCGGCGGAAGCAAAGAGCGTCTTAGACTCGTGGGGAAAGCCTCTTGGCCTTCCCTCGCCGGCTCCCATCACGTCAGAAGATAACAAGACTACTCCGAAAAAGGAGCGCCGCATGATGATGACTAAAACGAAGCTgaacaacgagaaaaacctTCGCAAACGAGCTGAGTCTCCTACGAAAGGGGCCGCGAAAAAGGCGGCTAGCCCGGTGTACGTGGACCTCTCATACGTACCACACCACGGCAACTCGTACTACGCAAACGTGGAATTCTTTAAACGAGTTCGAGCTCGATACTACGTATTCTCTGGAACGGAACCGAGCCGCGAAGTGTACAACGCTCTTTTGGAGGCCAAACAATGCTGGGAAGATAAAGAATTAGGTAAGGATAAGTGCTtgtttggttgcatttttatgtCATATTTGacttatttttccaccgacgtTTCTTTCTCGACAGAGGTAACTATCATTCCAACCTATGACACCGATGTGCTGGGATATTGGGTTTCGGAAAATGAGGAACTTCTGGCTAAGTACCACATCGATTTGTCTCCATCGGCGGCAAGGTGTACGATCAACTTGCAGGATCACGAAACCTCTTGCTCGGCGTACCGACTCGAGTTTTAGGCAACGGGACTCATAGTAGCTTTCGCTGGTGAATCAATTTAAGCAAAAAGCGGCATGTTCAGAGAGAAGTAAAACTCAACGGTAGCGCTAAGTTTC
This window harbors:
- the LOC128721100 gene encoding microtubule-associated protein futsch, encoding MEQDQDQMEPMEVNGDGHQGGTIDIGAGSDGPPSMVGVGPPSPLTGCYLLIIIGEPHSQDHKDIILQRLIKGFLSWNVIDCHVDLEDELHTITLQALDGEEGKHGERLIQYASENLVTEILIHPQVNTFIQCIRNLLSSFTRHRHIIHTGYTFSGNGSWILQDGTFSVVDFMEAFQEHEVQRVLRAYPDTITMDVHCAPIGQWHTIQDKSFSRFCQIRMNPVDVLSSGSEKLNSFVAYLSSMIIPTEISELLESSDVVGNIRFSHPTLYVFPGGQGDAALFGINGFNMLVDGGFSRKSCFWDFVRHLDRLDAVLMTRINNTNIKGISSVVERKSEAHVYPQIGHFFCNIPERKSLPSPDGDKDRDPLLVDIIQEGHQIVTNLKSLNLKAQTCYRDIEPINLYHKVGHGTLDMYVISPARDSREVKDFLTRWAADDMRLFTKEAKEGKDFAFPLHNLISICALLVWTPANPEDNITRILFPGSAPEYKILEGLEKMKNVEFMRQPVCPVKSISASLSTPVLVTKKSLKSASTDRILAEPIHSSKSKDNKLIDNKMKMMHVDNKLAADMMDSSADEGKMEKQLSSKLQGTATVASAKVESKSKSTRSGKSIVSAEKKFDNKKMEQQHDEKKDSISDISSDKEDQLFMDKSKPLAVDSEKSLDEPLDTQEKIAETESAKPELDTKEKKKEDAPSTGADSVGVAVKATKKPPVSRTLTSATARSKVETSGKGSKSTVERKPIVKKQTEANKSSPTTPKKIGSIEAKLLNGNAEDTKKTVGKSATTKATPVVGGKPGKSSPKATPAKSTKDENNRKVLEARQRPTTVAKRDTLAARKEVEKKELLSTKAQTERKPISRRPKGAAPAPSSVAPIGGSPVKGKKVLKSEKDAVIRKAKLDKNGTTDSSLVSTPSADEAVVPVTKRAAGMAPTEVAPSDSDALDAIKKQQQLAELKEEQEAVREIEAVFNRDSAAQKALKHRELALAEDHREVQDSATEPEEEEEYLIIEKEEQYTEDSINEPESSATKEEEIQKHQRDSQESEKRKRDSLEEDKGEKIDSVKDVGEAGDVEEIQGDGKSDTPLLQGEGEQEPRAEEDHDEREKDEQGKLSPQHKQELEEEVQEIIASAKEIAKSKMETSMDGLKTEEISSISPDEKISSTKKTSDTRDEEQEHPLGHMKDHIDPPLHESHHEERVSATVESGATTTAPTLPEDERIPLDEIKEDLVIEEKHVKEQTKEIEVVTTVATDATAAIRAELPSGPELAPENVATATAPLQTVYEPLERPTPAKMQFSAQQAHMRDVVKTPDEVADLPVHEEADIDEDYTEDKDKNIKESEEKDRDTKEMPEEEVAGAVSSARLAPTIAALETDAKQLEKTDDGRNVADKSVKSDKLCDTAMKVTAVEELIEKVNQDAQVETPRKLDAHHTEQHDPSKAILDDDAILRDLESQIIPAETPVGAKLDNIVHVELQHQVKLEEETLVHGIVGDKSMHPVEEELIVAKKAVPRIPQPPVTSVLDDIWQTPDKAEEKLEELKHFIDDKAKNSVPELVAIKDTMVKSVVEHKDEINDKVLDGTKETDLKIKDVIEDVSQNVEQMAVQTAEEVVKVVTGKVDSVLDNLQEKTKQVDDVLMTTATNLDEKVASFATDVSQVVTKTDEALASITAEKNELEQLAKELKQDMIGQLDDTRKQLDDDFARNVEKLQDKAKTGISSFFGSITEGIKSGIEKVSDKVEHKMKDKVEEVEAKLQQVTEKIDVLKTTSQEPIPLEKEPTYDRFGGAYERSFTQELRETHITTVDSPVTEGDKMSMELKAMVNIPHDIDEDKELEELEAKKNLGTFVIEDIKYSVFEDANLREIKEEEEEDRVSPPQGTSEKLSTVLGMMPPRARTPEDVAKIVANVAEVLKSDKDLEDIIPGFDPQELERKLSQGAAREEDVGTVQRMLVTASSEDGGEETVICADGTITFSKSVTPEPMQTSGTTTPEIKVQEENEDDEEEGAEDHVHASSKDATVGKRTSYEKGSPISSGKSSPDLKTSPTSIEEKDKHELPEKIVQIDASKSKSHQELPTTVSDTCKDSVPDHQTYDLIDDTRRESAISTFSERDYTKDESSFVDERDSSRAHSISSHISDLKDDSADLKSVTDFLKESEKERDQVFADADIKLKELSSPESVASQNMITEKVSKILEANETHTQESSKPIDTIELDSKDKADSMDFSRPDSPASAEDISHDDVISAKDGQYARDAETTNVRVHLKESASLDLAEELPDTKQFSRPESPASAEELSQISDHMSKESRPASAASLVTDKAPSKKSVDLKTEIKTDSRPSSAASGTGFSFEKSVDLKAEAKSDSRPASAASAPDDKAPSEKSVDLKEETKEDSRPASAASGTDTKAAPQNSVDLKAGAKEDSRPASAASGADDKALSEKSIDLKAEIKEDSRPASAASVPDDKAASVKSVDLKAETKEDSRPASAASGTDAKAASENSADLKAEAKEDSRPASAASGADIKASSDKSVDVKADSRPASAASAPDDKAASVKSVDLKAETKEDSRPASAASGTDAKASPENTVDLKAEAKADSRPASAASGPDDKAPSEKSIDLKAEIKEDSRPASAASGADIKASSDKSVDVKADSRPASSASAPDDKAASVKSVDLKAETKEDSRPASAASGTDAKASPENSADLKAEAKEDSRPASAASGPDDKAISEKSVDLKAETKEDSRPASAASGADIKASSDKSVDVKADSRPASSASAPDDKAASEKSVELRAEIHSDSRPASAVSVADEKSSSVKSVDLKTALKEDSRPASAASGLDDKAISEKSVDLKAEAKADSRPASAASGPDDKAPSEKSIDLKAEIKEDSRPASAASGADIKPSSDKSVDVKADSRPASAASGPDDKAISEKSVDIKAEAKEDSRPASAASGADIKPSSDKSVDVKADSRPASATSAPDDKAASEKSVELRAEIHSDSRPASAVSVADEKSSSVKSVDLKTALKEDSRPASAASGLDDKAISEKSVDLKAEIKEDSRPASAASGADDKALSEKSVDLKAEIKEDSRPASAASGADIKASSDKSVDVKADSRPASSASAPDDKAASVKSVDLKAETKEDSRPASAASGTDAKASPENTVDLKAEAKEDSRPASAASGPDDKAISEKSVDLKAETKEDSRPASAASGADIKASSDKSVDVKADSRPASSASAPDDKAASVKSVDLKAETKEDSRPASAASGTDAKASPENTVDLKAGAKEDSRPASAASGPDDKAISEKSVDLKAEIKEDSRPSSAASPLNDKTVSKKSVDIKSETKEDSRPASAASAPDDKAPSEQSVVLTAEAKSDSRPISAASAPDDKAPSEKSVDLKAEIKEDSRPASAASAPDDNAASDRTVDIKSETKEDSRPASAASAPDDKAPSEQSVDLKTDNKANSRPASAASVADDKAISEKSLDLKTEPKTDSRPASAASGTDIKASLEKPVDLKADSRPASAASAPDDKAASENSADLKAETKEDSRPASAASAPDDKAPSEQSVDLKAEPKIDSRPASAASGADIKASSDKSVDLKPETKEDTRSPSAASGADDKAASEKSVDLKAEAKEDSRPASVASETDAKADSKKSVDLKAEPKTDSRPASAASGADDKASSEKNVDLKAETKADSRPASAASGTDTKADSQKSVDLKAETKEDSRPASAASGADDKAPSVKSVDLKAETKEDSRPASAASGTDAKADSQKSVDLKAETKEISRPTSAGGGVDDKAPFENSVDQKAENTADARPVSAASGVDYKAFCEKSVDLKEETQTDSRPASAASALSEKATSEQSADVKAEPTSASRPASSASGIVDQAPYEKFVDMQPDIKTTSRPASSASCISEHAYSEKSVDMEVKIKAESEKIETKVESCAAQFETIQKSSSTVANMCPLSDGEDDDLEKKICMKETRSKSMSAAVTSVGHRSGFEGSSLGVLEESIITSRDDLDMLRTSRDNTVESTKSQLQTEKAPMKPLKPLFSEFPATKDEDQKYEPNSVFPKCGLDSAESPEHGAAIIAGTDQLLKDTVISMKEVEKMTSSVISSTVVKKEESSTESKTSSTVFPVSANVESGKSSPYLGEKSHESSAKSVSPQPDKDSLEESSVSMNTFIEKDSLSESTSKHHQQIVTSVSVTKESSSEMFAIAQKTGDELLLAGTKTPPTAPISPNVSAKEGSGMGQTHFEASILDGATSASSMATTMASSVTASTGPIAQKDDVSGISTPKESVPSGKSSPGLMSVHTQGSTDSASKSMNLGHSSSGIETSDSSPKPTSPFPKVVVDTLKLADETKTTSGMSTPDMTRSSTPDMVDSQIERIISTEGERSDSQTTVTTTTTTTKTSTYIVKDGQKIEVDSNVQSDRVINTETQDQKASEGSSGATSITTVTTTYVVKDGEKVEIESNVNTGILEQTYDGVTSAKSSAPVQLTLAGTEERSLAEDYDEKDVLSPRSDISSGQASRIVAGWHDEDVPGSPMSMTSQAPLSPSTKYTYDYDLQHSSSGVSKKSDIEIDQDSQDDIVPPQYGSDEAKSAMPIMSSYKPDPMSTSFYGQLPEVPSTMPLGPTATRSIPIPITGSGKSFSKPYVEYASSGESSVDSGHKASVTMSSDRKYLDEADLDFEKAFSGTRKTDDLMTTSMHFSSEKEFMTATTTIASLAQTQKMEMDFTSTGLPSSVTTTVTGAQPSVTAALSQPEQSPQQQPQAQSQSPLPQSTQLAGQAASSSSAEAKSVLDSWGKPLGLPSPAPITSEDNKTTPKKERRMMMTKTKLNNEKNLRKRAESPTKGAAKKAASPVYVDLSYVPHHGNSYYANVEFFKRVRARYYVFSGTEPSREVYNALLEAKQCWEDKELEVTIIPTYDTDVLGYWVSENEELLAKYHIDLSPSAARCTINLQDHETSCSAYRLEF